One Perognathus longimembris pacificus isolate PPM17 chromosome 13, ASM2315922v1, whole genome shotgun sequence genomic window, TAAAGGCACCGAAAGCAACCCTGCCACgatcagcaccaccaccaccccccccccagcaggtcAAAGCTCCCTGTCCCTCAGACACCCCACTTCCGGTCCCCAGTCCCGACAGGCACCGTATTGAGGAGAGTTGGGATCCGACACAGCTTGCACCAGCTCTGAGAGTCTCTCCAAGTTTTGCTGTTTCAAGGCAAAGGTGAGACTGAGCTCTTCCTCGGGGTCCACACGGCCCAGGGACGCCCAGCCTGGGGGCAGCCTGCGGTGTCCAGAATAGAATAATCCTTGGTTAGGATAGGAATGGGAAATAGGGTCACGGAGGGTTCTGGAAGAACAGCTAAACAGAAATGGATCACAGCAGGTGATGGGGACTAAGCCTGGTAACGTGAGGATGAGGCTGCAGAGCAGTACCAGGGTGAGGGAAGCTAGGATGAGGAACAGGGGGTGCAGAAATGGGAATGGAAAGCGGTGTCGTCCGTGTTCAAGCAACTCACGTCAGACGCTGATCAGGCTCCGGGCTGTAACTGCACTGGCAGGCGGTAATGAGGGCAAGGAGCCCTAGGAGGCTGCAGGAACGGCGGGCAACTTTCAGCAGGATCTGAACTGCCATCGTGTGACCTCCCCCTCTTCGTACTGCCTCCAATGTGATCCCCTTCACCTGCCACCCACCAGTTTCTCACCAGGCTCGGAGTCTCATCTCGCCGCCTCTGATGATCTGAGATCATGTGACAAATCACGTGGCTTTGTCTTCCACTTCCACCCTCTCTGCCTGGTAACTAGTGACAATGGCGAGGGCTCCGCCCTCTCCAATGAATGCTCCCCAGTGCTAGGAAAGACTGGGCTGCCCTTGGATTCTTCTGTTGCCTTGTGCACGAAAGACCAGAATTCCCTACCTGTTCCCCACACCCTGCCGCCCAGGAATCACAAGGGAGTGCGCTTTGAAAATTCTCAGATATGTTCTTCCTGGATGTAtattaggaaaacaattttaCCTCTCAGAGCCTAGACTTACTCATTTATAAGAGACTGTACATGGTTGCAGTGAGAACTTACACAGAACTAAGTCATATGACCAAATGTAAAAACTCTTACTATAAATATGTAGTGGCTCCAAGGGGGAAGGATCTCTTTACCTCTTTTCAGACCCTTAATCCTCCAGTCCTAGATTATCTCCCAAAGACCCCATCCCTCTCTGCTGCCCCCATGCCGCTGGTAGGAGGCTGACTCTAAGGAGATAAATCAGCCTCAGCCTAGGCTCCGGAGCTCCAGTACCCTTTCTACCCCCATCCCCCATGTGCACTACCCCTTTGCATCTCCTGAGAGGGCCACAGTACTgccttccattcctccccacaaaacaaagccagaggcTGGATACAAACTGCAGTTTATTAAGGCTCCAGAGTGAGAATTGGCACTTGTTCTGGGCAGGGGCAGGACCCCAGGGAGTTGGGTCCAAAGAGTTTGGAGGACCCTCTTCCATCCGCCTGGCCCCCAATAAATAATGTTCAGCTCCATCACAGGGTGCTGGTGCAGGGCAGGAAGTCCTCATTGAGAACCCAGGGCTGCCGCTTCCTTCATATTTCTCCCCACACTATGGACCTGGCCACAAACCGGTGACCAACAGACCCTCTGGTCCTAGTGCTCTGAGGAGGTTGGGGTGAAATGTGGGACCTGGCCCCACTGGAGTTTAGGGTAGAGagctggggtgtggtggtggcCTCCCCCCAGCCAGTCATGGTCCGAGGCTGCTCAGGGCAGGCTCAGAATGGGGCCTGCATTGGGGACACTGTGCGCATCCCAGGTCGgggcccagcctgggccacagctaGATGTGTAGCTCTGTGTCTTCGGGTGGCTCCAGGCCAGATTCTGTGCTGAGTGCTGAAGCTGAGGGGCCCTGGGCCACTCCAAACGGTGAGACAACAGGTGAGCGAGCAGCCAAAGGAGACAGAGAGGGCGAAAAGCTGGGGGACATGGCGGCTGAGGACAGGGATCCTTCATGACTGATGGGGGAGCGATGAGAAGCTGGTGGGAAGATGGCACGGGCTATGGCTGTGCTGGCAGGCTTGGGGGGCACGGACTTGGCTCCTGGATGGGCCACAGCAGTGATGAGGGGTGGTGGGTCAATACGGGGAGCTGGGGGGCATGGCCGAGCTTCATCCTTGAGCCGAGCGATCTCTGTGAAGACACTGGCTAGTGGCTGGAACTGAGGGCACCAGCTCAGCAGGTAGTCCCAGTTGTAGCTGCCACGGAGCTCCTCTTCGCCAGCGACAATGGCGGTCAGCGCCCCTGCCACACATGGCTTGCCATCTGCCGGGAATCCATAGTCCCCAGAGGGTGCAGGGCTCAGGCCACAGCCCCCAAGAAAGGCTGTGGCAGTGGCTGGGGTCCCTTCCTCTCGGTACAGAGTGGCTCCTGCACCTGGCAGCAGCAGCCCTGCCTTGCGGCCCTTATACCAGGTGTCAGGGGCAGGTGGCTCACAGGATGTGTCACTCAGTCCATCTGCATCCTGCTGGATGCCTGAGTCAGGACCACGGGCCGCCAGGGAAGATGCCACACTGGCCACACGTGGGAACTCATTGATCATGCGGATCTCATCGTCCTCTGCAGCTTCAGCCGAGCCTCGGCCACTTGAATGTGAAGGGTCCAGGGATCCGCCACGGGGGTACGGGCCTCCAGCTCCTGGTCCCCCATAGCTGGGGAGTGTCTGATGATACAGGTGTTCCGAGGGTGGTGGACTAGGTGGTTCCCGGCCCAACTTCTGCAGGGAGCCACTGGCAAGGGGCGCTGCCTGTGACATTGGGCCAGGAGCTGACTCAGCCTTGCGGTTACGGGCCCGAACAAGCCCTAGAACCAGGGCTGCCAGTGCAAGTACCACCACGACTCCCAAGGAGGCTGCCACAGCCCCCACCAAGAGCAGGTTAAGATCAGGTGCCAGGCCCAGTGCAGTGTGGGTGATATCCACAGTCACGGGCACTGTGGCACTCCGGGACCCGGGCAGAGGCCCCCGTGCTACTACCTCCAGCCTCAGCTCCCGTGGAGTTTCACGCCGGGTCCGTCCCCCGCCCCCGGAAGTGGCTGTTCCACTGCCTGGAGCCCGACTGTCCACCCGAAGGTATAGGGCACCTGTAGTCTGGTTGATAGCAAAGTAGGGAGAAGAGGAGGCAAGGGAATAGAGCACCAGCCCATCAGCACCCCCATCTTCATCTGTGGCCTGCACATGGCCCAGGCTGTGGCCTCGCTGAGCACCTTCTGGCACTTGGAAGTGGAAAGCTGGAGCTAGGAACACGGGGTCGTACTCATCCTCTCCAGTCACTAGCACCGACACAGTGACAGAAGCCGAGAGATTGCCAGCATCAGCAGCACCCACTAGCAGCCGGAAGCTTCCGGTGTGCTCGTAATCGAAGGGCACTCGCGCCCGCAGCTCCCCACTGGAGCTGTTCAGTGCAAATGCCTCGCGGCCCTCAGGCCCTGCCTCCAACAGACTATAGCGGAGCTTCCCGAAAGCCCCCGAGTCCCCATCGATGGCATGCAGGGTGGTCACGAGAGTGCCTGGGGGCTGGTTCTCAGCCAGGCTGGTACTGAGCAAATTCAGTGGGAAGGCTGGGCCGTGGTCATTCACATCCTCGACCTCGATTGTCACTGGTGCCAAAGCAAAGTGTGCCCCAGCAGGGTCAGTAGCCTGCACTACGAGCTGATGTCGAGACTGGGTCTCACAGTCCAGGGAGTGAGCCAGTCGCAAGGCTCCCGAGCTCTCATCCAGCTCAAAGAGCCCCAGGGGGTCACCTGAACTGAGGGTGAAATGCACAAGGCCATGCGGGCCAGGGTCAGCATCAGAGGCCTCCACGTGCAGCAGCTCAGCACCTACAGGCATGTCCTCAGGTACCGTCACACGGTAGGATGCTCGGGTAAAGACAGGTGGGTTGTCATTGACATCTAGTACGGACACAGTTACGGACACCGCTGAACTTCGAGGTGGCTGCCCTCGGTCAGCTGCGGCCACAGTTAGGTTGTACTGTGTTAGGGTTTCAAAGTCTAGTGGTTCAAGCAATACTAGGCAGCCCAATGCCTGAGGACCTGGTCCGACACCCTCCCCAGCTTCAGCCAACCGAGGTTCCAGCTGGAAGACTCGGCCCTTGTTGCCACTAATGATGCTATAGTCTACGGTGGCATGGGTGCGGCTTGCATCGGCGTCTGTGGCCTCCAGGGTGAGCAGGGTTGAACCAGGGGGCAGATCTTCAGTTACAGCCACGCGGTAGTGTGGCAGAGTGAAGCTTGGGGCATGGTCATTCTGGTCTTGCAGCTGGACATGCACTGTGGCTCGGGCTACCCGGCGTGGAGCTCCATGATCTCGTGCTTCCAGCACCACATCCAACACTCCTGGCCCCTCATGGCCTAAGGCCTCTGTTCCCATTGTTGTGAATAAAGTTCCTGAggtgagaagaaaagggaaagaaaagcacatCCAGCAGTGGTCAAACTGTGTCAGCAGAAGACATATCATCTTCGGGGGCTATGCAATGGTTTTGGAAGTCAGACTCCAGGGATTGGCCCATGTGCTAAAACAGAATGCAATATCCTGAGGGATTCATAGCTCAGGAACTAGTAGACAGGCAGGCAGGTTTATATTAAAGACAGAGCAGGTAAAATGTGCTCCTTGAATCAGAGGTCTGGGAGTCACGATACTGGGTTAACAAACTCTAGAAATGAGGTCTTAATATATGGCCAAATACAGTTACAACATCAAGGGATCACACTGTAGGGAAGACATACCATTGTTGGGGTCAACACTGAAGCCCTCCACAGGAGAAGCCAGATGGTAGGAAATGTGGCCATTGGCACCTGAGTCTCGGTCCGTAGCAGAGACCGAGAGAATGGCGCTGCCTGGCGGTGTATGCTCCAGCAGCATTACCTAAGGTATGAGAAAAAGTGTTTGTGgccaaacagcccagatgccctgctGCCCCCAGCCTTTGTGCTAGAGTTTCATCCAATGAGTCCTGTTTGGCATCCATTCCAGCTTGAGAGCCATACTTGTTAAGATTTGGGTGAGaactgccccccttccccccttttctGGTCATAGGATGCAGAATGTGAATATATCGCAGGACCTGGAAGGCAGGTCTGAGATGGGACGCTCCTGTTCCCCAATCAATTCTAACATCCGGCTGACCCCAACCACTTTTAgctctgtctcctccctcccgCAGGAACAATCCCGGGCCCACGTGTGGAGGCGTCTGTGAGTCAGTGGTACCTGGTAGAGACTATGTGCGAAGGTAGGTGTGTTGTCATTGACATCCTCCACAAGCACCGTGAGGTTGGCGTGGCCCTCATGAGGTCCATCACGCGCCAGCAGCTGCAGGTCGTAGTGGTCACACTGCTCAAAGTCTAAGGGGCCCATGAGGGAGACACGCCCTCCATAGCGGCCAATAGTGAAAGGATCCTGGGGTCCAGAGGGGCTCAGCACGTACCACAGCACTGGTCCAGAGTCCACATCATTCCCTGTTACCTGTGCAATCTCTGAGCCCAACAGTGCATCTGCAAAACACCAGACAAGGGAGTTCAGCAGGCGTCTATGTATTCTTGGAAGCACAGGGCAGTTAAGAGTTCTTCTATGCCTCCCtttatttctttcactttcctcGGCCCTCACCTTCTGACACTCGaagctcccagggctgggggatggTAGGGCGGTTGTCATTGGTATCGATGACCATCACTGTCAGTGTGGCTGAGCCCACCAGGGCTGGGCTTCCTCTGTCTGTGGCCATCAGCACTAGCCTGGACACAGAGCACAATCAGATGGGAGGGTCTGGGGATAAGAGTGAACTTGGGAAAGGCTGAGAGAACTCAGGACAAAGCTCGGCTTTAGGGAGACTCGAGATGTAGCCTAGGGATTGTAAGGGATGCAAGACGGGGCTTGAAAATATACAGGCCCAAGTCTTGGATCCACAGAAGCCGGGTCTCACCGTGTTTCAGCCCAGATCTCCCGGTCCAGGATAGCTGTGGTGGTGATAGTGCCTGTGGCTGGGTCTACATGGAATAAGCCCCGTGCTGGCTGGGACGCAGCCAGACTATAGGAGATCTGTCCTCCAGAGCCTTGATCCAGGTCGTCCGCCTCCACCTGGTGAGTGTAGGAGATGGTTGGCACCGGCCTGGCCACAAACAAACCCAACCGGCTCATCCCtcctatctatctacccatcacACCCCACACCTGCAGCAGGGGCCCCTCCAAGGGCCGAGATTCTGGCAGGAAAGCCACGTAGTGGGGTCGCAGGAAACGGGGAGCGTTGTCATTGGCATCTTGCAGGGTCAGGGTCAGCACAGAGAAGGCAAAGGCTCCTCCACTTTCTGCCTGCAGCACCAGTCGCAGACGTGGGCTCGTCTCAAAGTCCAGCCCCTCTGCTGCACGAACTGTGATGGCTCCTGTTGGGAGGCACACTTCATCAGTGAGTCCCTTTTCCTCACCTCGGCGTCTCCTCCTCCACGGCTGTTTACTCAGGGAACCCTTTCCCCCTTCAGTCTCCTGTGTTCCAAAGAACCTGCTTCCCCAGGAACCATCCCCTCCACACAAAGCCCTGCTCCCTTACCTGTACTAGGCTGGATAGAGAAGATCCCTTTCTCATTGCCGCTGAGAATGCTATAGATGATTGGTCCACTTGAGCCCCCTGTGTGGACAGCCTTGGGGGAGACAACAGAAGTCCCTGTGGAGAGAATGAGAGCGGGTGGTACTGGGATGTGGGCACCACAGGAATGAGTAACTCTAGCCCATCCAGGGACACAAATAGAGGGGCACATGGCTGGTAACCAACCTGGAGGTGCATTTTCACGGAGCACAGCTTCACTACTTGCTCGGGGAAAGCGGGGTCCGCGTTCAGGCTCCCCCTGCAGTCCAACGATGACCACTCCAGTGGCAGAGCGAGCTGGACGGCCAAGATCGGTAGCCACGATGAAGAGGACACGATCTCGGGGTCCCAGAGCTGCAGGAGAGCGGGTCACACGGATTTCACCTGTGTAAGAGTCCACGGTGGTGCCAGGTGGTGGTGTGCCTGCCAGCCGGTATAGGATGGAAGCGTTGGCACCGGCATCACGATCTTCAGCTCGCAGTGTGGCCAGAGCCAGTGTTGGGGTACTGAGGCTGGGGCCTGGACGGGGGAGGCGCAGGCGCAGAGGACTGGTAGGGAAAGTGGGTGCGTGGTCATTGACGTCGCGCACCGTGACGGTGATAGGTACCGTGCTGCTCAGCGGCCCGGCAGCTGCACTGTCCACCGCACTCACAGAGAAGGTGTAGCTGGGAAGGTGTTCTCTGTCCAGCGCTGTGGCTGTACGTAGTTCCCCAGAAGAAGGCTCTAGCAGGAAGGATCCCGCTGTGCCTGAACCCAGGTAATAGGTCACACGGCCATTGGCACCAGCATCAGGATCATGAGCCTGTAGCTGCAGCAGCAGTGTCCCTGCAGGGGCATCTTCGGGCACTTCCACTGAGTAGGCAGGAACAGGAAAGGCCGGGGCATGGTCATTGGCATCTAGTACAGTCACTGTCACAAGCAGAGTAGCACTGCGAGCTGGCTGGcctccatcccaggcctctatcCGCAGCTGGAAGGATGGTTCCACTTCCCGATCTAGTGGCCGCACAGTTCCAAACTCCCCAGAGGCAACGTCTAGGGCAAAGGCACCTGATGGGTCTCCATCTGCAGAGAACAGTAAGTATACCTGATCATGTGCATCAGACCATGAAGATGGGAGTGCAATAGAGTCAATGACAGAGATacaggggctggaatgtggcttggagaaaagcaaagaatcagagacaaagaggaaaacaaaCGCTGAAGGTGAAGATATCATGAATAAAGCAGCTGTTGTCAGAATgggatctggggctggggatatggcctagcggcaagagcgcttgcctcttatacatgaagtcctgggttcgattccccagcaccacatatacagaaaatggccagaagtggcgctgtggctcaagtggcagagtgctagccttgagcaaaaagaagccagggacagtgctcaggccctgagtccaaggcccaggactggcaaaaaaaaacaaaaaaaaaaaaaaacagaatgggaTCTGGAGAGCCCTTAGAGTCTCTTGAGGACTTGTTATATGCAGAAGACCAAATTATTATCATAGGCAGTATATGCATCTTCATTCTTATCTCACAGTTGTACAGAGGAGATGCTTTAGGATGTGATAAGATCATTGTTTGGTGGATgaaatgtgtgcatatgtattgaGAATCACTGctcaacatgaaaaagaaaaaagaaaggaaagtaaaggagaggaaaggaaaagaaaggaaaggaaaggaaggaaggagcaagtaAGTAGAGACAAAGAGGGAATTAAGAGCTAGGGAGGCAtgcataaaggaaaataaaattctcaagaaaatgaatggaacagttacatgagataagccaagctcagaaagacaaggaTCATATGTTTTTGCTCATATGTGGAAACAAAGAGATAAAAAATAGTAAGTCAGGATCGTAAAAGGGCAAGTATTGGAGGTGATCAGCAggtgggaagaagagagaaggagaggctgTCAGGAAGTAACTTATAGTTCTATACACACtacgcatacacatatacatgcgaAAACAGCATAATGGAACCCACTAAATCTCTTAAAAGGGaacaagggagagagggaagttaAAAAAGAGCAACATAGATGGGATGAATTCAATTaaagtattatatatgtatatatattttttcacaatgaaacctctttgtatagtCATGCCAATAAAGATGGTGAATGTCATCAAgctttattatatgtatatatagaaagataatgaaactcctttgtataattaatgtaGGCTAATAAAAAATGAgttgaagcaaaagaaaaaaattgacccCTCAATTACACAGCTGTTCTAAACCTGGCATGGTGCCATACCTCTTATAATGCCAGCACTTTagaggctgagggaggaagaTCCCTAGTtcaaaggccagcctgagctacatagcaaggtgttgtctcaagaaaataaaaaatttaaacctaTTTAGTGCAGTTCACATTTCACTATGCTACAGATTTTTGGCACAGACACACTCTGAAACAAGCAATGTcttcttgcagcttttttttttttagttggtagtggggcttgaactcagggcctgggcactgtccctgagctcttttgctcaaggctagcactctaccactttgagccacagcaccacttccaagcaATGTCTTCTTAAAGCCTCTAGACATTCTGTTATGAAGTGTCTCTTTAGGAGAAAGCACATTTAGTAAGAAATAAAGGTGAAGAAAAACtagggaggcagagaaagagatacCCTCAGATATACTGATGTATATGCATGAGGAGAAAAAGTACAAGAtgtaaaaaagaagggaaaagatgcTGACACATTGACTGGAACCAACAGAGCAAGAACCAGGCAAGTAGGTGTGGGTTAGTAGGTATGAGTTGATTCTCACCCAGGATGTGGTACTCCAACTTCCCATTGGCTCCTATGTCTGGGTCAGAGGCCCGTAGTGTGGTAAGAGTCTGGGGATCTTGGCCCTCTGGCACTTCCAGAGAAAGGTGGGCATTCCCAAAGGTCGGAGCATGGTCATTCTCATCTTCCACAGTCACACGTACTGTGACATGAGTTAACAAGGGGGGTGAGCCTCTGTCCCGGGCATATACTGTAAGGAAGGAAAATTAATGAGGTTCAGTCTGACTTCACAGTGCTTACATATGTTCACAGATACACATGCAAGCTAGAAAACATCTATCTTGCCACATATTCCAGGCacgtatgtgtacacatataacaTGTGTACATATAGGAAGCTGTTCTTTTCCCTTCCATCTCCTCTGCTTGGTACATGCAAGATTTATCTCCTATTACTAGTGAAACTGAAAAGACATGCCAAGTTCCTGGCTTGCCAGTGCCAAGCTATGTTAGTTTGAGCAAGTTACTTCACTTCTCTGATACTCATATCAAAATGTTCCTGTTAAGTGATTGCAGTATAATCTAAAGGAGGCCTGGAGGGCATAGCTGTGATAATAGGCATTTGATATTCTGTATGTCACAGTAAGGACAATTCAGAAGTCAGCTCACTTTTCACCTTATCTAACTCTTGTCTCCCCATAGGGTCTACAAATACCACATAAGCTGTGCTATACTAGACGGAACTTGCAGAAGACAGTACTTTGGATGTTCTACCCATGTTTTgcaacacttctggctctttgtcaTCTTGTTAAAGTGTACCTGTCAAGTTGATTTCCTCTTGTTCCTCCCGATCCAGGGCTCGGAGAGTCGTGAGAACTCCAGTGTTAGGGTCCAGAGAGAAGCTTTCGCCAGAAACACCTCCATAAGTGACTTGCCCATTGGCCCCTGAGAAGGGGCAGCATGGGGAGTGATCAGAGGGTAAACACACCCTGCAATCCTCTGTCTACCCCTCTTACAATTCatgccgccctccccccccccccccaccaaggtcTTACCCAGGTCAGGGTCAGTTGCCTGCAGAGTGAGCAGAGATGTGCCAGGGGGGCTGTTCTCACGCAAGATGACGCTGTACTCCTGCTGCTGGAAAGTGGGCGCCTCATCGTTGACATCAATGATGCTGACAGTCAGGAGCTGGGTGGATGAGCGAGGCGGGGAACCGTGGTCCGAGGCCACGATGGTCAGGATGTGCTCAGCTCGCTGCTCTCGGTCCAAGGGCCGCACCACGGACAGGGCTCCTAGGTGAGGAATAAGGCAGCTTAGCTGGTAGCAACCTCAGCACTCCCTGCATCTCGGCATCCACCGCGCGTGCGCGTCCCTGgcccccggtggggggggggggggctcaccagTGCTGGCGTGCAGCCGGAAGTGGCCGTCCCCTCCAGCGGCCAGGCGATAGGACACGCGCGCGGCCTCCCCCAGGTCTGGGTCTCTGGCCACCACGTGCAGTGTGGTGGGCCCGGGCGGCTGGTCCTCCGGGAGGCGCACGCGGGAGGGCGAGGCGAACACCGGTGCGTTGTCATTTTCGTCCGTCACGAAGACGCGTGCGGAGACGCGAGCTGCGCGGCGGCGACTGGCATTGGTGGGCCGGTCGGTGGCTTCCACGAGCAGCAGCAGCGCGGGCGTGGTCTCCCGGTCGAGGCCGCGCGGAGCGCTGAGCGCCCCGGTGCGCGCGTCCAAGCGAAGAGCCGGCACCGGCGGCTCCTGGCGGAGCAGGCGGTAGCGCACCTCGCTGTTGGGGCCCGGGCCGTCGGCGTCCGACGCGCGGAACGTGTACAGCGCCGCGCCGGGCTCAGGGTTCTCCGGTAGCGCCAGCGCCAGCGGGTCGCGCGCGAAGGCCGGCGCGTGCTCGTTCTCGTCCTGCACGCGCACCTGCACGCGCAGCAGCCGCGCGCCCGCGCCTCCCGGCCCCTCGGCGCGCACCGTGAGCGCGCGCCAAGCGGGGCCGGCCTCGAAGTCCAAAGGCCGCGCCAGGTACAAACGCCCGGAGGTCGCATCCAGCGCGAAGGTGCCCTCGGGGTCGGCGCCCCCTACGAGGGTGTAGGTGAGTGCGCCCACCCcaggaggctctggaggtgccACGGAGCCCAACAGGGATCCGGGCTGAAGCCCCTCGACTGCTGTCACAGTCAGCACGACGGGTACTGGAGCTGCCGGGTCAGGCTCTGCCAGATCGGGCGGTGGCTCGGCCACGCGAGCAGAGGGGAGCACCTGTTGTGGaccagagagggaggagggattcAGGAGGACCCCCGGTAAGACTAGCCTGAGAAGGCCCATGGACCAACACAAGAGGGGCGCGCTAATGAATGGAGCAGCAGCTAGAAGAACAGGCATACCTGCACCAGCAGCTGGAGGCTGGCACTCCGAGGAGGGCTGCCTTGGTCCTGGGCACTCAGGGTCAGCACGTAGTGGGGCCGCTCTGCGCGGATCAGGGATGCTGCAGTAAGCAGTTCTCCAGAGTGAGGGTGCAGAGAGAAGAGCTCCGAGCCAGGACCTGGGGACAggtagaagaaggaggagggtttGCCTCTCAGAGCTGAGAAGGCCATGAAAGCACAGTGTTCACCCAACCGCTCCCTTTTCCTTACCACCCCTGTCCCCATACCAGTTAGCATGTAAAGGATGGTCCCATTCTCCCCCTC contains:
- the Dchs1 gene encoding protocadherin-16, coding for MQKELGIGPSSPGMKSSRSLLLLPLLVLLGAGLPGAWGQAGSLDLQIDEEQPAGTLIGDISAGLPAGMAAPPMYFISAQEGSGVGTDLAIDEHSGVVRTARVLDRERRDRYRFTAVTPDGATVEVTVRVADINDHAPAFPQARAALQIPEHTALGTRYPLEPARDADAGRLGTQGYSLSGDGAGETFRLETRPGPDGAPVPELVVTGELDRENRSHYMLQLEAYDGGSPPRRAQALLDVTLLDINDHAPSFNQSRYHAVVSESLAPGSPVLQVFASDADAGANGAVTYEINRRQSEGDGPFSIDAHTGLLRLERPLDFEQRRVHELVVQARDGGAHPELGSAFVTVHVRDANDNQPSMTVIFLSADGSPRVSEAAPPGQLVARISVSDPDDGDFAHVNVSLEGGEGHFALSTQDSVIYLVCVARRLDREERDAYNLRVTATDSGSPPLRAEAAFVLHVTDVNDNAPAFDRQLYRPEALPEVALPGSFVVRVTARDPDQGSNGQVTYSLAPGTHTHWFSVDPTSGIITTAASLDYELEPQPQLIVVATDGGLPPLASSATVSVALQDVNDNEPQFQRTFYNASLPEGTQPGTCFLQVTATDADSGPFGLLSYSLGAGLGASGSPPFRIDAHSGDVCTTRILDRDQGPSSFDFTVTAVDGGGLKSMVYVKVFVSDENDNPPQFYPREYAASLSVQSSPGTAVLRVRAHDPDQGPHGRLSYHILAGNSPPLFALDEHSGLLTVAWPLTRRANSVVQLEIGAQDGGGLKAEPSARVNISIVPGTPTPPIFDQLQYVFSVPEDVAPGTSVGIVQARNPPGRSGPVTLALSAGDPRGLFSLDMTSGLLKTLRPLDRELLGPVLELEVRAGSGVPPAYAIARVRVMLDDVNDNSPAFPAPEDTVLLPPNTAPGTPIYTLRAVDPDSGVNSRITFTLLAGGDGAFTVDPTTGHVRLTGPLGPPGRPDHELELEARDGGSPPRTSHFRLRVVVQDLENHGLAPRFDSPSYRVDLPSGTTPGAQVLQVQAQAPDGSPVTYHLAADGARSPFDLESQSGWLWLRAALDRESQELYTLKVMAVSGSKAELGQQTATATVRVNILNQNDHSPRLSEDPTFLAVAENQPPGTSVGRVFATDRDSGPNGRLTYSLQPLSEDNKAFRIHPQTGEVTTLQTLDREQQSSYQLPVLVQDAGSPPRSTTGTVHIAVLDLNDNSPTFLQASGAAGGGLPVQVPDRVPPGTPVTTLQAKDPDEGENGTILYMLTGPGSELFSLHPHSGELLTAASLIRAERPHYVLTLSAQDQGSPPRSASLQLLVQVLPSARVAEPPPDLAEPDPAAPVPVVLTVTAVEGLQPGSLLGSVAPPEPPGVGALTYTLVGGADPEGTFALDATSGRLYLARPLDFEAGPAWRALTVRAEGPGGAGARLLRVQVRVQDENEHAPAFARDPLALALPENPEPGAALYTFRASDADGPGPNSEVRYRLLRQEPPVPALRLDARTGALSAPRGLDRETTPALLLLVEATDRPTNASRRRAARVSARVFVTDENDNAPVFASPSRVRLPEDQPPGPTTLHVVARDPDLGEAARVSYRLAAGGDGHFRLHASTGALSVVRPLDREQRAEHILTIVASDHGSPPRSSTQLLTVSIIDVNDEAPTFQQQEYSVILRENSPPGTSLLTLQATDPDLGANGQVTYGGVSGESFSLDPNTGVLTTLRALDREEQEEINLTVYARDRGSPPLLTHVTVRVTVEDENDHAPTFGNAHLSLEVPEGQDPQTLTTLRASDPDIGANGKLEYHILDGDPSGAFALDVASGEFGTVRPLDREVEPSFQLRIEAWDGGQPARSATLLVTVTVLDANDHAPAFPVPAYSVEVPEDAPAGTLLLQLQAHDPDAGANGRVTYYLGSGTAGSFLLEPSSGELRTATALDREHLPSYTFSVSAVDSAAAGPLSSTVPITVTVRDVNDHAPTFPTSPLRLRLPRPGPSLSTPTLALATLRAEDRDAGANASILYRLAGTPPPGTTVDSYTGEIRVTRSPAALGPRDRVLFIVATDLGRPARSATGVVIVGLQGEPERGPRFPRASSEAVLRENAPPGTSVVSPKAVHTGGSSGPIIYSILSGNEKGIFSIQPSTGAITVRAAEGLDFETSPRLRLVLQAESGGAFAFSVLTLTLQDANDNAPRFLRPHYVAFLPESRPLEGPLLQVEADDLDQGSGGQISYSLAASQPARGLFHVDPATGTITTTAILDREIWAETRLVLMATDRGSPALVGSATLTVMVIDTNDNRPTIPQPWELRVSEDALLGSEIAQVTGNDVDSGPVLWYVLSPSGPQDPFTIGRYGGRVSLMGPLDFEQCDHYDLQLLARDGPHEGHANLTVLVEDVNDNTPTFAHSLYQVMLLEHTPPGSAILSVSATDRDSGANGHISYHLASPVEGFSVDPNNGTLFTTMGTEALGHEGPGVLDVVLEARDHGAPRRVARATVHVQLQDQNDHAPSFTLPHYRVAVTEDLPPGSTLLTLEATDADASRTHATVDYSIISGNKGRVFQLEPRLAEAGEGVGPGPQALGCLVLLEPLDFETLTQYNLTVAAADRGQPPRSSAVSVTVSVLDVNDNPPVFTRASYRVTVPEDMPVGAELLHVEASDADPGPHGLVHFTLSSGDPLGLFELDESSGALRLAHSLDCETQSRHQLVVQATDPAGAHFALAPVTIEVEDVNDHGPAFPLNLLSTSLAENQPPGTLVTTLHAIDGDSGAFGKLRYSLLEAGPEGREAFALNSSSGELRARVPFDYEHTGSFRLLVGAADAGNLSASVTVSVLVTGEDEYDPVFLAPAFHFQVPEGAQRGHSLGHVQATDEDGGADGLVLYSLASSSPYFAINQTTGALYLRVDSRAPGSGTATSGGGGRTRRETPRELRLEVVARGPLPGSRSATVPVTVDITHTALGLAPDLNLLLVGAVAASLGVVVVLALAALVLGLVRARNRKAESAPGPMSQAAPLASGSLQKLGREPPSPPPSEHLYHQTLPSYGGPGAGGPYPRGGSLDPSHSSGRGSAEAAEDDEIRMINEFPRVASVASSLAARGPDSGIQQDADGLSDTSCEPPAPDTWYKGRKAGLLLPGAGATLYREEGTPATATAFLGGCGLSPAPSGDYGFPADGKPCVAGALTAIVAGEEELRGSYNWDYLLSWCPQFQPLASVFTEIARLKDEARPCPPAPRIDPPPLITAVAHPGAKSVPPKPASTAIARAIFPPASHRSPISHEGSLSSAAMSPSFSPSLSPLAARSPVVSPFGVAQGPSASALSTESGLEPPEDTELHI